Proteins from one Gorilla gorilla gorilla isolate KB3781 chromosome 11, NHGRI_mGorGor1-v2.1_pri, whole genome shotgun sequence genomic window:
- the EVX2 gene encoding homeobox even-skipped homolog protein 2, which yields MMERIRKEMILMERGLHSPTAGKRFSNLSDSAGNAVLEALENSQHPARLSPRLPSAPLHSALGELPAKGKFEIDTLFNLQHTGSESTVSSEISSAAESRKKPGHYSEAAAEADMSSDVEVGCSALRSPGGLGAAQLKENNGKGYAESGSAAGTTTSASGSGLGSLHGGSGGSGGSAALGGSGSGADQVRRYRTAFTREQIARLEKEFYRENYVSRPRRCELAAALNLPETTIKVWFQNRRMKDKRQRLAMSWPHPADPSFYTYMMTHAAATGSLPYPFHSHVPLHYYPHVGVTAAAAAAAASGAAAAASSPFATSIRPLDTFRALSHPYSRPELLCSFRHPGLYQAPAAAAGLNSAASAAAAAAAAAAAASSAAAAGAPPSGGSAPCSCLSCHSSQSAAAAAAAAAAALGSRGGGAGGGGGGGGGGGGGGGGGAGAGGGSDFGCSAAAPRSESGFLPYSAAVLSKTAVSPPDQRDEAPLTR from the exons ATGAtggaaagaataagaaaagagatGATTCTGATGGAGAGAGGGCTGCACAGCCCTACGGCGGGCAAGAGATTCTCCAATTTGTCCGACTCGGCTGGCAATGCTGTGCTCGAGGCCCTGGAAAATTCGCAGCACCCGGCTCGCCTAAGCCCGCGCCTGCCGTCTGCCCCCCTGCACAGCGCTCTGGGAGAACTCCCCGCCAAGGGCAAATTCGAAATAGACACTTTGTTCAACCTGCAGCACACGGGCAGCGAAAGCACCGTCTCCTCCGAAATCTCCTCCGCCGCCGAGAGCCGCAAGAAGCCGGGCCATTATTCAGAGGCGGCCGCTGAGGCCGACATGAGCAGCGACGTGGAGGTGGGCTGCTCCGCGCTTCGCTCCCCCGGGGGCCTCGGCGCCGCTCAGCTTAAGGAAAACAATGGCAAAG GGTACGCAGAGAGCGGCTCGGCTGCCGGCACCACGACGTCGGCGTCGGGCTCAGGCCTCGGAAGCCTGCATGGAGGCAGCGGAGGCAGCGGCGGGAGCGCGGCGCTGGGTGGCTCCGGCTCTGGCGCGGATCAAGTGCGGCGCTACCGTACGGCGTTCACCCGCGAGCAGATCGCGCGCCTGGAGAAGGAGTTCTACCGGGAGAACTATGTGTCGCGGCCCCGCCGGTGCGAGCTGGCCGCGGCACTCAACCTGCCCGAAACCACCATCAAG GTGTGGTTCCAGAACCGGCGCATGAAGGACAAGCGGCAGCGCCTGGCCATGTCCTGGCCGCACCCAGCGGACCCCAGCTTCTACACCTACATGATGACGCACGCGGCCGCCACCGGAAGCCTGCCCTACCCCTTCCACTCGCACGTGCCGCTGCACTACTACCCGCACGTGGGCGTcacggcggcggcggccgcggctGCAGCCTCAGGCGCGGCGGCCGCGGCTTCGTCGCCCTTCGCTACTTCCATCCGGCCACTGGACACCTTCCGCGCCCTCTCGCACCCCTACTCTCGGCCGGAGCTGCTGTGTAGCTTCCGCCACCCTGGTCTCTACCAGGCTCCCGCGGCCGCCGCGGGGCTCAACAGCGCGGCCTCTGCCGCGGCAGCCGCGGCAGCCGCAGCGGCTGCGGCCTCCTCGGCGGCGGCGGCCGGCGCGCCCCCCAGCGGCGGCTCTGCACCCTGCTCGTGCCTCAGTTGCCACAGCAGTCAGTCGGCGGCGGCAGCCGCGGCAGCAGCTGCCGCAGCCCTGGGTTCCCGGGGTGGCGGTgctggcggtggtggtggtggtggtggtggcggcggcggcggcggcggcgggggcgcaGGGGCCGGGGGAGGCTCGGACTTCGGCTGCAGCGCGGCGGCGCCGCGTTCCGAGAGCGGCTTCCTGCCCTACTCGGCCGCGGTGCTTAGTAAGACGGCCGTGAGCCCGCCGGACCAGAGGGACGAGGCTCCGCTCACCAGATAA